GCGGACCACTGCGCGGATGTCCTCTTCCACTCCCTGTCGGTCTCCCGACTTGAAGGCTCCGATATTCATCACCATGTCGATTTCGGAAGCCCCGTCTGCGACGGCCCGTTTGGTTTCGGCCGCCTTGACCTCCGTGGTCGTGGCCCCGAGGGGAAAACCGACCACCGTGCATACCTGGATGTCGGATTCCTTCAGCCGTTCCGCCGCCCGCGATACCCACCAGGGATTCACGCAGACCGCGGCAAACTCGGACTCCAACGCCTCCTGGCATAGACGGTCGATGTCCGACGCCGTCGCTTCGGGTTTCAACAGGGTGTGATCGATGATCGATGCGAGATTTGTTACCGTCATGGCTCTCCCTCCAAACGCGCATCCGCTTGACAAGTTATAAAGGTGATAGAGGCATCAGGATTCGCCCGCGAGAAGCCCCAGATGTCGGT
The Planifilum fimeticola DNA segment above includes these coding regions:
- the deoC gene encoding deoxyribose-phosphate aldolase produces the protein MTVTNLASIIDHTLLKPEATASDIDRLCQEALESEFAAVCVNPWWVSRAAERLKESDIQVCTVVGFPLGATTTEVKAAETKRAVADGASEIDMVMNIGAFKSGDRQGVEEDIRAVVRAAGGRTVKVILETGLLDEGEIRLACELAKAAGAHFVKTSTGFGPGGATVEAVRIMREAVGPEMGVKASGGIRSLAAAKKMISAGANRIGTSSGVAILGELGE